TCTACGCCGGCGAGGGCGCCGCGGCGGCCCACGCCCGCCTGGTCGCCGCCGACCCGGCCGCGGCCGTCGCCGTGCATCCGAACGACCGCCGCCGGGTCGTGCGCGCGCTCGAGCTGCATGCGGCCGGATCGAGCCTTGCCCCCGACCGCGACAGCCTGTGGAGCGACGACGTCCGTCATCCGACGACGGTGATCGGGCTCGACGTGCCCGCTGCGGCCGTCTCGGAGCGGATCGAGCGCCGCACCCGGGCGATGTTCACCGGCGGCGTCGTGGAGGAGGTGCGCGCCGCCCGCGCGGCCGGCCCGTTCTCGCTCACCGCCGAGCGGATCCACGGCCTGCAGGACGTGACCGACCTCCTGGAGGGCCGGATCGACCGGGCCGAGGCCGAGCGGCGCCTGGTCGTGCGCACACGCCGCTACGCGAAGCGCCAGCGCACCTGGATGCGGCGGTCGCCGGGCCTGCGGCTGGTGAACGCCGCTCGCGAGCCCACCGCCGTGGTAGCCGAGATCGAGGCCGCGCTCTAGATGGGCGGGCGGCGCGAGCACGACGCGGTGCGCGAGGCCCGCGACGCGCTCGTGATCCTGGCGGCGGCCACGCCCGTGACGGCGGCCGTCGCCGTCCTCATCGGCGTCGCCTGGGGCGACGTGACCGGCTGGGCGATCTGGATGGTCGGGTCGGTCGTCGTGGCCGTCCTGCTCCTGGGTACGCTCGGCTCGGCGCTGCTCCTGGCCGACCGGCTGGGCGCCCGGTTGCTGGATGCGCGGCCGCACGCCGTCAGCCGCATGCGCCTGATCGGGATCGCGCTCATCGCCGGGCTGGCGCTGGTGGGCGGCCTGCCGGCGACATGGCCGATCGTGATCGGATTCGGGCTTGTCTGTGCGGTTCTGGCGGCGGTCGTCCTGCTTGGCGCCGCCGCCGGCACGCACTAGCGCTAGAGCGGCTCTGCGATCCGGGCCGCGAGCGCCGCCGGGCAGCCGCCGCCCACGAGGCTCAAGATCTCGTGGATGTCGATGTCGACGCGTTCGGCGAGGCGGAGCGCAAGTCGCGCCTCGACGCCCGCTCCGAGGAGTCGACCGAACCGCCACCCGACGAGGCGGGAATGGTCGCCGTCGGGGGGCGGCGCGGCGAGGGCCGCAGCCCTGCCCGCCGGCCGCAGCCGGCGCGGGCGCATGGGTGAGGTGACTGCAGCCGGCACGGGCGTCCGTGACCGGGTTCTCAGCGCGGCCCGGACCACGAGCCCCACACCTGCCGCGCCGCACAGGGCTGTCGCGAGAAGCACGAACCAGCCTGGCATCGGAATACCTCCGGGTGTCTCGGATACGCGGATGGCTGCGGGGCCGATGCACGGCCCCGCAGCCCTCGTACCGCTGGTTTGCCTACTGGCCCATCTTCACGCCGGGCTCACCCTCCGCGTACTGCACGGGGACGAGCGGTGCGGCGCCGGGCTTGTTGGCCGACTTCGACCACTTGAACAGCGGCAGCACGGTGCGTCCGGACGTCGCCGCGAGCATCATGGCCGTGGCGGTGTACCAGGCCAGGATGGCGGAGACGACGAGGACCCAGCCGCCCCACGTCAGGAGGGTGCTCGACCCGATCAGATAGCTGATCGCGAGGAGTACCGACCCTGCTGTCAGGGTGCCGAGAACCGAGAACAACGAGAGGCTCTCGGTCAGCGAGGCGAGCGTCCCGCTGAGCGTGATCGCCGCCAGGACGATGAACCAGTACCCGAGGGGCACGAAGGTGCTCCCCGTCGGCGGCGTGATCGTGTGGTTCGCGACGAGGAACCAGAAGATCCCGTACGCGATCCAGAACGACCCCCACGTGCCGTGCATCGCAGTCGCGAGCGCGTCACGTGCCCGGTACGCCCATATCCCAGCGGTGAACTGGGCAACGCCGCCGAGGATGGCGGCGAATGGGAACAGGAAGAGCGGCGACGTGGTGGTGCTCCCGTACCAGCCGGCCAGGTTCGCCGCGACCATGAAGGTCGCTGCGCCGAAGCCGAAGAGGCCCAGGACACTCGGGGCCGCGACGGGCTGGAGGAAGATCCTCGCCGGGATCCCGTCCCATGACCTGAGTGCGCCCGCGTCGCCGTTCCGGGGCTCGGTCCGCACGTTTTCGTGCCGGACGGTGCTCATGGTGCTCCTTTCTTGGGTGGTTTATATCGTAATACGATGTACCCACGACGTCGCGCTGGAAAACACATGCCCGTTATCCTCCGCGCCGATGCGGTTCGAGAAGTGGCAGGCGGCCGGGAACGCGTACCTGGTGATCGAGCGCGGCGACCTCCCGGCGCCGCTGACGCCGCCGCGCGTGAAACGCATCTGTCACGCCGACCTGGGGGCGGGCAGCGACGGCATCCTCGTGCTCGACCCGGTCGGGCCGGGGCACGTGCGCGTCCAGATCCTGAACCCGGACGGGAGCGACGCCGAGTTCTCCGGGAACGGCAGCCGCATCGCCGTCGGCTACATGGCCGACCGGGACGGGCGCACCGAGGTCACGCTCGAGACGCCGAAGGGCACCGTCGCCGGAACGGTCGACGGCGGGAGCGTCACGGTCGACGCCGGCTCGGCAGCCCTGGAGGGGCCGGATCATCGCCCGGACGGGGGCGAGCCGCCGGCGCCGATCTACCAGTTCGTGACCCTCGGGAACCCGCACTGCGTGATCGAGAGCGAGGGCGTTGACGGGCTCGACCTGGCCGTCGTCGGCGCGCCGATCGAGACCCACGGCTGGTTCCCGAACCGCACGAACGTCGAGTTCTACAAGCCGCTCGGCGGCCACGACATCCGCATGCGCGTCTGGGAGCGCGGGGCGGGGGAGACCCTCTCGTCCGGCTCCGGGTCGAGCGCCGCCGCCGTCGCCGCGGTCGTTGCCAAGCGGGCCGAGAGCCCGGTCACGGTCCACACCGACGGCGGCGAGCTGGTCGTGGCCGTCGACGAGAACCTGCACGTGCGCCTGACCGGCCCGGTACAGCGCGTCCACCGGGGCGAGTTCTCGCCCGCCTTCACCGCCGCCCTGGAGGAGCTCTAGCCGATGCGCCCAGCCGCCCGCGTGCAGTCGCTGCCGCCGTACCTCTTCGCCGAGCTCGAGCGCAAGATCGAGGAGCGCCGCAAGGCCGGCATCGAGGTCATCTCGCTCGGGATCGGCGATCCGGACGTGCCCACGCCAGATGCCGTTGTCGCCGAGGCAAAGCGCCAAGTGGCGCGGCCCGAGAACCACCGCTACCCGTCCAACCGGGGGCTGGCCGAGTTCCGCGAGGCGGTGGCGACCTTCTACGCGCGCCGGTTCGGGGTGGAGCTCGACCCGGACACCGAGGTGCTGCCGCTCCTCGGCGGCAAGGAGGGCGTCGCCCACGTCTGCTTCGCCATGCTCGACCCCGGCGACGTCTGCCTGGCGGCCGACCCGGGCTACCCGGTGTACACGTCGGGGACGCTGCTCGCGGGCGCCGAGCCGGTGCTGATGCCGCTGACCGCGGCGCACGGCTTCCAGCCCGACCTCGACGCCATCCCGGCCGACGCGCGCCGGCGGGCCAACCTGCTCTTCTGCAACTACCCCAACAACCCCACCGGTGCGGTGGTGGACGTCGGGTTCTTCGAGCGCCTGGCGGCGTTCGGCCTCGAGAACGACATCCCGATCGTGCACGACAGCGCCTACTCCGAGATCACGTTCGACGGCTACACAGCCCCGAGCTTCCTCGAGGCCCCTGGTGCACGCGAGGCGGGCGTCGAGATGTTCTCGCTCTCGAAGGCCTACAACATGACCGGCTGGCGGGTCGGGGCGGCCGTCGGCAACGCCGAGCTGCTGGCGGCGCTGCTGAAGCTGAAGACGAACATCGACTCGGGCGTGTTCGACGCCGTCCAGCTGACCGCCGCGGCGGCGCTGCTCGGCCCCCAGGACCACATCCGCGAGATGTGCGAGATCTACCGCCGCCGCCGCGACCTCGTGATCGGGGCGCTCGCGTCGGTCGGCATCGACGTCCCACCGCCGAAGGGCACGATGTACGTGTGGGTGCCGGTGCCGGCGGGCCACACGTCCGTCTCGTTCGCCGAGCTGGTGCTCGACCAGGCCGCCGTCGTCGTCTCGCCGGGATCGTCCTACGGGCCGAACGGCGAGGGCTACGTGCGGCTCTCGCTCACGATCGCCGACGACGACCTGCGCGAGGCCGTCGCGCGCATCGAGACGCACCTCCGCGTCGCCGCCTGAGCGCCCCGGAAGGGCCCGCCGGGCGTCCCTATACTGCTCTCGTGACCCAGATCACCAACCGCGACGAGGCCCCGGAGCGGGGGGTGGTGATCGCATCTCTCCTGCCCGGCGCCGACGGCGCCGACGAGCTGACGGAGATGCGGGAGCTGCTTCGCACCGCCCGGGTGGAGACGGTCGAGACCGTGGTCCAGCACCGCCGCCGGCCCGACCCGCGCAGCTACCTCGGGCCCGGCAAGCTGGACGAGCTGCGCGACCTCACAAAGGAGCTCGAGGCCGAGGTGGTCGTCTCCGACGACGAGCTGACGCCGCGCCAGCAGCGCACCCTCGAAGACGCCCTGCAGATGCGCGTCGTCGACCGCACGGCGGTCATCCTCGACATCTTCGCCCAGCACGCGCACACGGCCGAGGGCAAGCTCCAGGTCGAGCTGGCCCAGCTCGAGTACTCGATGGCGCGCATGCGGGGCATGTGGAAGCACCTCGAGCGGCTGGGCGGCGGCGTCGGCACCCGCGGCCCGGGCGAGACGCAGCTCGAGTCCGACCGGCGCATGGCCCGGCGGCGGCTCTCGCTCCTGCGCGGGCGCCTGCGCGAGGTCGCCTCGCGGCGCGGCGTCATGCGCCGGCAGCGCACCCGCTCGGCGACGCCCGCGGTGGCGCTGGCGGGCTACACGAACGTGGGCAAGTCGACGCTCCTGAACGCCCTCACGGGCTCGGACGTCAGCGTCGACGACCGCCTGTTCGAGACCCTCGATCCGACCACGCGGGCCTTCCGCGAGGAGGGCCGCTCCTACCTGGTGACCGACACCGTCGGGTTCATCGGCAAGCTGCCGCACGGGCTCGTCGAGGCGTTCGCGGCCACGCTCGAGGAGACGCTCGCCGGCGACCTCGTGCTGCTGGTGGCCGACGCGTCGACCGGCGAGGACGGACTGAACCGGCAGCTCGACGAGGTGCGCGCCGTGCTGAACGACATCGGGGCCGGCGACCTACCCAAGATGCTCGTGATCAACAAGATCGACGCGATCGACCCGCTGGCGCGCCGGCGCCTGCAGAACCGCTTCCCCGACGCCGTCCTCATCTCGGCCCGCACCGGCGAGAACCTGGCCGAGCTGAAGCGGCGGGTGGCCGACTTCTTCGCAAGCAGGTACGTCGACGTGCGCCTGCTCGTGCCGCACGCCGAGGGCAGCGAGCTCTCCGCGCTCTACTCGACCGGCGCGCCGATCACGGCCCGCGAGGATGCCGCCGAGGGCGTGCTGGTGACGGCCCGGCTGCCGCGCGAGCTCGTCGGCCGGTTCGCCGCCTACCGCGTATGACCGAGCTGCTCGTCCGCCGCCTGCACCCGGATGCCCAGATGCCGGCGGGGGCCTACGACGGCGACGCGGGCCTCGACCTGGCGAGCGTCGAGGAGGTCGTGCTTCAGCCCGGCGAGCGGCACACCGTCGCCACCGGGCTCGCCGTGGCGGTCCCGGCCGGCCACGCCGGCTTCGTCCAGCCCCGCTCGGGGCTCGCAGCGCGGCAGGGGATCACGGTCGTCAACTCGCCCGGCCTGATCGACGCCGGTTACCGCGGCGAGCTGAAGGTGGTGCTCCTGAACACCGACCCCGACGAGCCGTTCCACATCCGTCCCGGCGACCGCATCGCCCAGCTCGTCGTCCTCGCGCTGCCGCGGATCACGGTGACCGAGGCCGCCGACCTGCCGCCGTCGGAGCGGGCCGAGCGCGGCTTCGGCTCCTCCACGGTGAGACCGGGGGCATGACCGGCCCCCGGATCCGGGTCGGCGCCGTGATCCGCCACGGCGACGCCGTGCTGCTCCTGCAGCAGCGCAAGGGCGACCGCGCGTATTGGCTCCTGCCCGGGGGCGGGGTGGAGGAGGGCGAGTCCCTGCACGTCGCCCTGGCCCGGGAGCTGTCGGAGGAGTGCGGCCTCGAGGGGCTGCGGCTGGAGGGGCCGATCGCCATCGTCGAGTCGATCTCGCCGTCCGGGATGCGCCCGCGCAAGCACGTCGTCCACGTGATCTTCCACGCCGACGTGTCCGGGCACAGCCTCGAGAGCGTGACGTCGGCCGACGGGGCCATCCACGGCCACCGGCTGATGCACCGGGCCGAGCTGCCGTCGATCGACCTGCGCCCGCCGATCCATCGCTTTCTCGAGCGCTGGCGCTCCGGCGACCCGTTCGTGCACCTGGGCGAGCTGTGGGTCCGCTAACCGGGGTCATAACCGGGGTCAGACCCCGAACGGGCGCGGTTGCACTTCTGTGACGCTTTCGTACGGGGTCTGACCCCATGAGCGTCCGGGCGGCCGAGCCGGGCGACAGCCGGGCGATCGGGGCGCTCGCGACGCGGGCGTGGAACACGGCATATGCCGACCTGCTGGCGCCGGAGGTGCTGGCCGCGATGGATCCGGTCGAGCAGGCGGCAGACTGGCACGAGTACCTGAGCGACCTGCCCCCGGCCGACCGCGTGTGGGTGATCGGGCCGCCCGGCGACGTCTGGGGCTTCGCCCGCACCGGCCCCTGTCCGGACCCGGACGCGCCGGCGGGAGCGGGGGAGGTGCACGGCCTCTACCTCGAGCCCGTCCGCATCGGAACCGGCCTGGGCCACGCGCTCTTCGGCCATGCCGTGTCCGACCTCGAGGCTCGCCACGACGTCGTCTGCGTGTGGCAGTTCGCCGCGAACGACGCCGCCGGCCGCTTCTACGAGCGGGCCGGCTTCCTGCTCGACGGCGCCAGCCGCCCGTCGAGCTTCGGCGTCGTCGAGGTGCGGCGCAGCCGGGGCGCTCGGCGCTAGCTCGCCGCGATCGCGACGGCGACGTCGTGGGCCATGCCCTCGAGCCGGTCGTCGAGCGGCTCGAGCGCCACGCCGCCGTGGCGGCGCTCGAGCGCCGCGCCGATCAGGTGGTCGGCCAGGGCCGGGTTCTTCGGCAGGAGCGGCCCATGGATGTACGTGCCGACGATCCGGCCGGTATGGACGCCCTCGCCGCCGTCGCGGCCGTTGTTGCCGTGGCCGTGGAGCACGCGGCCGAGCGGGCGCACGCCCTCGCCGAGCCGGGTGCGGCCGGCGTGGTTCTCGAACCCGACGACCGTCATGGGCTCGCCCGGGCGCAGCTCGCAATCGATCGAGATGTTGCCGATCATGCGCGTCGGCCCCGCCTCGGTGACGAGGTCGACCAGACCGGTGCCGCGGATCTCGTCGCCCTGGTGGCCGCGGTAGTAGTGCCCGAGCATCTGGTAGCCGCCACACACCGCCAGCATCCAGGCGCCGTCGTCGATCGCCGCGCGCAGCCCATCGGCGCGGCCGACCAGGTCGTCCTCGACCAGGAGCTGGTCGCGGTCCTGCCCGCCGCCCACATAGTAGAGGTCAGCCTCCGGCAACGGGTCTCCCGGGCCGCAGCCCCCCACTGCGAACCCGATCCCGCGCCATTCGCACCGCGCCCGCAGGACGGCGATGTTGCCGCGGTCGGCGTAGATGTTCAGGTGCTCCGGGTAGAGGTGGCAGACGCGCAGGTCGGTCACGCAGCCTCCCAGTAGGGCCGAACGACGCCGCGGCGCTCGAGCACGGCCCGCAGCTCCAGCATGGCCGTGTAGGTGCCGAGCAGATAGACCGGCCCCTCGCCGCCCGCGAGCGCCCGGTCGAGCCCGGCGTCGATGCCGCCGGCCACCTCGAGCCGCTCGCCGCCGACGCCGCCGTACTTCAGGCGCATGGCCATCTCGGCGGCCCGCGTCCCGGCGGTGACGACGCCCTGGGTGTGGCCGGCCAGGAGCTCGAAGTCGACGTCCCAGATCCAGGAGATGTCGCGCCCGTCGGCGATGCGGTCGTTCAGGGCGACGAGCAGCTGCTTGGGGCTCGGGTCGGTCGCCAGAGTGCGGATGAGCTCGTTCGCGCCGGCGGGGTTCTTGGCCAGCAGGAGCACGGCGTCGCGATCGCCCACCCGGAGCCGCTCGAACCGCCCGAACGCGGCGTCGAAGCGCTCGAGGCCCTTCGCCATCCGGCCAACGTCGACGCCGCCGACGGCGCACGCGGCGGCCGCCGCTGCGAGCGCGTTGTAGACGTTGTAGAGCCCCGGCATCGGCAGCTCGACGTCGGCGTCGCCGACGGGCGTGCGCAGGACGAAGCGGGTGCCGTCGAGCCCGAGCGGGTCGAGCGTGTCCGCCCAGACGTCGAGCCGCGGCCGCCGCCGCCCGCAGCCCGGGCAGCTCCAATCGCCCATATGACCGAGGTAGACGCGCTCGTAGGACAGCCGCGTCCCGCAGTTCGGGCACCACTTGGAGTCGCTCGCGTGCGGCATCTCCGCCAGCGCCGAGCCCTCGTCGTCGATGCCGAAGGTGAGCGTCTCGCCCTCGTTCTCGAGCGAGGCGACGAGCGGGTCGTCGCCGTTTCGCACGAGCTGCGAGCCGGCCGGGAGCGCGGCGGTCATCTGGTGCCAGCGGGCGGCGATCGCCTCGAGCTCGCCGTAGCGGTCGAGCTGGTCGCGGAAGAGGTTGCCGAGCACGGTCGCGCGCGGCCGCAGGCGGGCGGCGACGGCGGGCAGCGCCGCCTCGTCGACCTCGAAGACGCCCAGGTCGGCGCCGTCGCAGTGGAGCAGCGCCGAGGCCACGCCGGACTCGAGGTTCGCGCCCGCCGTATTCCGGCACAGGCGCCGCTCGGGCTCGAGCAGCGCTGCGAGCATCTTGGCGGTGGTCGTCTTGCCGTTCGTCGCCGAGATCACCACCGAGCCGTCCGCCAGCCGCGCCGTCATGCGCTCGATGGCGTCGGGGGCCATGCGCAGGAGCAGCTTCCCCGGCAGCGTGGTGCCGCCGCCCGCGCGCGTTCGCCGCGACAGGCCTGCGGCCGCCCGGGCGGCGGCGACCTTGGCGGTGAATGCGGTCACGAGCAGGACTCTACCCAGAGGCTCCTTGACGCTGCCTCAAAGCACCGGTGTTTTACTTGCACACTTCGCCAGTTTTGCTATAACCTCCGCAAGGCGTAACCACCTGGGGGACTCCGCACAATGAGACGCAAGACCGTGTATCGGGCGATCGAGGGCATCGACCGCACGCAGCTGGAGCAGTTCCAGGCCGGCATGCGCAAGCGGTACTCGGATGAGCACATTCTCGAGGAGCTCCGCGCGTGCGCCCACAGGCTCGGCCGCTCGCCCACGATGCGCGAGTTCGAGGCCGATCCCGGCACCACCGTGCACCCGCAGACGGTGATCGAGCACTTCAAGTCGTGGAACCGCGCCAAGCGCCTGGCCGGCCTCGTGCCGCGCCGGTTCGCGACGCAGGACGAGCTCCTGCGGCTGCTGCGCGACCTCGGCGACGAGCTCGGCCGCGTGCCGACGGCGAAGGACATCGAGGCGCGCAAGGGCGCGATGCCGTCGAAGTCGCTCTACTGGCACACGTTCGGGTCGCTGAACAACGCCCTCAAGCAGGCGGGATTCGACGTGCCGGTGGGGGAGGAGCGGCTGGAGCGGGCCGTCGAGCAGGGCGCGGCGCTGTCACTGCGCAGCGGCCGGCTGCCGAAGTTCGCCGACTGGGCCCAGGCCCGCCGCACCGACCCGTCGATGCTGACCGAGTGGCAGGTCTACCGGATGTTCGACGCGCGCCGCGGCGCGTGGTCGACGTTCCAGTACCTGATCCGCAAGCGGCTCGAGCAGCGGGGCGTCTCGATCTCGCCCGAGGGCCGCGTCAGCTGATCGGCCCGCAGATCGGGCACGACGCCGCATCGAGCAGGTCGAGCCCGGCAACCTCGGAGAGCGCCCAGCCGAGCAGCTCGGCCCAGACGCCTGACACCACGTCGACGTCGAGCATGCGGTCCCACCGCAGCGTGTTCAGTCCCACCGAGACCTTCACCTGCGCGACGGCGGCCGCACCCGGCTCGGCGTCGCCTGCCGAGGACAGCTCCAGCGGCGCGTTCAGCGTGACCGCGGCGCAGCTGTCGCCGGCGCACAGCCGGATCAGGTAGAACGGCGGCTCGACGCCGCCCAGGTCGACGTAGCGGTAGCCGCGCGCGGCGGGCTGATCGGGCACGAGGGCGTGCGAGCAGCCGGCGGCGATCCGCTGGGCGTCGGACGGGCTGATCCCGTCCGGGAGATGGGCGACGGCATGGTGGTGCATGCCCATGGTGTTCGACCGCGACCCTGCCGACGTTATCCCCCGAGGGTGCTAACGCACACCCGACCGTCTGCAAACCGGCCCCATCGTCCCCGAGCGTCGGAAACGCCGTCGTCCCCCTCAAGAGATGGGCATCGGGAGCCGATTGATTGGGTGAGGTCGAACCGACCAGCCGGCCCCCGAACCGAAAGCCACATGCCCGTGACCCCCGCGCCCTCGAACGACGATTCCGCCACCCCTGTCCCGGGCAACGCGCAGCCCGCGTTCGACTCGCCCGAGCAGGCCGAGGAGCTGGATCTCACCGATGCTCCCGCCCCCGCAGTCGATCTCCTGCACACGTACGTGCGCCAGATCGGCGACGGCGCCCTGCTGACCCGGGCCGAGGAGCTCGAGCTGGCCCGGCGCAAGGATCGCGGCGACGAGGCGGCCAAGCGGCAGCTGATCGAGTCCAACCTGCGCCTGGTGATCTCGATGGCGCGCGCGTACTCGTCGTCCGGCGTCCCGCTCCTCGACCTGATCCAGGAGGGGAACATGGGCCTCATGCGGGCGGTCGAGAAGTTCGACGCCGGCCGCGGCTACAAGCTCTCCACGTACGCGACCTGGTGGATCCGCCAGTCGATGTCGCGCGCGATCGCCGACCAGGCCCGCACGATCCGCCTGCCGCTGCACGTGCTGGACGTCATCAAGAAGCTGCATCGCGCGAACCGGATGCTGACCCAGAAGCTGGGCCGCGAGCCGCTCGTGGCCGAGCTGGCCGCCGAGCTGAAGCTGCCGGCCGAGCGCATCATCGAGCTCCAGCGCATGATCGAGGAGCCCGTCTCG
Above is a genomic segment from Gaiellales bacterium containing:
- a CDS encoding sigma-70 family RNA polymerase sigma factor, giving the protein MPVTPAPSNDDSATPVPGNAQPAFDSPEQAEELDLTDAPAPAVDLLHTYVRQIGDGALLTRAEELELARRKDRGDEAAKRQLIESNLRLVISMARAYSSSGVPLLDLIQEGNMGLMRAVEKFDAGRGYKLSTYATWWIRQSMSRAIADQARTIRLPLHVLDVIKKLHRANRMLTQKLGREPLVAELAAELKLPAERIIELQRMIEEPVSLEGPVGDGESNFSEMVEDTNTRRPETLIVGRQREQELQAALEELSERTRHVLEARFGLNDREPATLEQVGAEIGVTRERVRQIETRALRELESKNPGLREFLRGQD
- a CDS encoding NUDIX hydrolase translates to MTGPRIRVGAVIRHGDAVLLLQQRKGDRAYWLLPGGGVEEGESLHVALARELSEECGLEGLRLEGPIAIVESISPSGMRPRKHVVHVIFHADVSGHSLESVTSADGAIHGHRLMHRAELPSIDLRPPIHRFLERWRSGDPFVHLGELWVR
- the hflX gene encoding GTPase HflX; this encodes MTQITNRDEAPERGVVIASLLPGADGADELTEMRELLRTARVETVETVVQHRRRPDPRSYLGPGKLDELRDLTKELEAEVVVSDDELTPRQQRTLEDALQMRVVDRTAVILDIFAQHAHTAEGKLQVELAQLEYSMARMRGMWKHLERLGGGVGTRGPGETQLESDRRMARRRLSLLRGRLREVASRRGVMRRQRTRSATPAVALAGYTNVGKSTLLNALTGSDVSVDDRLFETLDPTTRAFREEGRSYLVTDTVGFIGKLPHGLVEAFAATLEETLAGDLVLLVADASTGEDGLNRQLDEVRAVLNDIGAGDLPKMLVINKIDAIDPLARRRLQNRFPDAVLISARTGENLAELKRRVADFFASRYVDVRLLVPHAEGSELSALYSTGAPITAREDAAEGVLVTARLPRELVGRFAAYRV
- a CDS encoding acetate uptake transporter, giving the protein MSTVRHENVRTEPRNGDAGALRSWDGIPARIFLQPVAAPSVLGLFGFGAATFMVAANLAGWYGSTTTSPLFLFPFAAILGGVAQFTAGIWAYRARDALATAMHGTWGSFWIAYGIFWFLVANHTITPPTGSTFVPLGYWFIVLAAITLSGTLASLTESLSLFSVLGTLTAGSVLLAISYLIGSSTLLTWGGWVLVVSAILAWYTATAMMLAATSGRTVLPLFKWSKSANKPGAAPLVPVQYAEGEPGVKMGQ
- a CDS encoding LL-diaminopimelate aminotransferase, yielding MRPAARVQSLPPYLFAELERKIEERRKAGIEVISLGIGDPDVPTPDAVVAEAKRQVARPENHRYPSNRGLAEFREAVATFYARRFGVELDPDTEVLPLLGGKEGVAHVCFAMLDPGDVCLAADPGYPVYTSGTLLAGAEPVLMPLTAAHGFQPDLDAIPADARRRANLLFCNYPNNPTGAVVDVGFFERLAAFGLENDIPIVHDSAYSEITFDGYTAPSFLEAPGAREAGVEMFSLSKAYNMTGWRVGAAVGNAELLAALLKLKTNIDSGVFDAVQLTAAAALLGPQDHIREMCEIYRRRRDLVIGALASVGIDVPPPKGTMYVWVPVPAGHTSVSFAELVLDQAAVVVSPGSSYGPNGEGYVRLSLTIADDDLREAVARIETHLRVAA
- a CDS encoding MurT ligase domain-containing protein, with protein sequence MTAFTAKVAAARAAAGLSRRTRAGGGTTLPGKLLLRMAPDAIERMTARLADGSVVISATNGKTTTAKMLAALLEPERRLCRNTAGANLESGVASALLHCDGADLGVFEVDEAALPAVAARLRPRATVLGNLFRDQLDRYGELEAIAARWHQMTAALPAGSQLVRNGDDPLVASLENEGETLTFGIDDEGSALAEMPHASDSKWCPNCGTRLSYERVYLGHMGDWSCPGCGRRRPRLDVWADTLDPLGLDGTRFVLRTPVGDADVELPMPGLYNVYNALAAAAAACAVGGVDVGRMAKGLERFDAAFGRFERLRVGDRDAVLLLAKNPAGANELIRTLATDPSPKQLLVALNDRIADGRDISWIWDVDFELLAGHTQGVVTAGTRAAEMAMRLKYGGVGGERLEVAGGIDAGLDRALAGGEGPVYLLGTYTAMLELRAVLERRGVVRPYWEAA
- a CDS encoding GNAT family N-acetyltransferase; protein product: MSVRAAEPGDSRAIGALATRAWNTAYADLLAPEVLAAMDPVEQAADWHEYLSDLPPADRVWVIGPPGDVWGFARTGPCPDPDAPAGAGEVHGLYLEPVRIGTGLGHALFGHAVSDLEARHDVVCVWQFAANDAAGRFYERAGFLLDGASRPSSFGVVEVRRSRGARR
- the dapF gene encoding diaminopimelate epimerase; this translates as MRFEKWQAAGNAYLVIERGDLPAPLTPPRVKRICHADLGAGSDGILVLDPVGPGHVRVQILNPDGSDAEFSGNGSRIAVGYMADRDGRTEVTLETPKGTVAGTVDGGSVTVDAGSAALEGPDHRPDGGEPPAPIYQFVTLGNPHCVIESEGVDGLDLAVVGAPIETHGWFPNRTNVEFYKPLGGHDIRMRVWERGAGETLSSGSGSSAAAVAAVVAKRAESPVTVHTDGGELVVAVDENLHVRLTGPVQRVHRGEFSPAFTAALEEL
- a CDS encoding tRNA dimethylallyltransferase, whose protein sequence is YAGEGAAAAHARLVAADPAAAVAVHPNDRRRVVRALELHAAGSSLAPDRDSLWSDDVRHPTTVIGLDVPAAAVSERIERRTRAMFTGGVVEEVRAARAAGPFSLTAERIHGLQDVTDLLEGRIDRAEAERRLVVRTRRYAKRQRTWMRRSPGLRLVNAAREPTAVVAEIEAAL
- the dut gene encoding dUTP diphosphatase; its protein translation is MTELLVRRLHPDAQMPAGAYDGDAGLDLASVEEVVLQPGERHTVATGLAVAVPAGHAGFVQPRSGLAARQGITVVNSPGLIDAGYRGELKVVLLNTDPDEPFHIRPGDRIAQLVVLALPRITVTEAADLPPSERAERGFGSSTVRPGA